The following are encoded in a window of Paraburkholderia sp. HP33-1 genomic DNA:
- the gcvT gene encoding glycine cleavage system aminomethyltransferase GcvT: MTELKHTPLHAAHRALNARMVDFGGWDMPVNYGSQIEEHRAVRTDAGMFDVSHMCVVDFTGERVRAFFEYALANNVAKLQTPGRALYSCMLNPNGGVIDDLIVYYFGEDHFRVVVNAGTADKDIDWFGQLNVEGGFGLTITARRDLAIIAVQGPNAREKAWQTVPAVRAATEALKPFNAARVEATPFGELTIARTGYTGEDGFEIIVPATHVEALWNALAAQGVRPAGLGARDTLRLEAGMNLYGQDMDDNVSPLDAGLAWTVDLSAPRDFVGKSRLAADGSRAAFVGLILLKENGKAAGVLRAHQKVVTPHGDGEVTSGTFSPTMQESIAFARVPKGVQPGDTVHVQIRDKACPASVVKLPFVRNGKVLAV, from the coding sequence ATGACCGAACTCAAACACACCCCGCTCCACGCCGCTCACCGCGCGCTCAACGCCCGCATGGTCGACTTCGGCGGCTGGGACATGCCCGTCAACTACGGCTCGCAGATCGAGGAACATCGCGCGGTGCGCACCGACGCCGGCATGTTCGACGTGTCCCACATGTGCGTGGTCGACTTCACCGGCGAGCGCGTACGCGCGTTCTTCGAATACGCGCTCGCAAACAACGTCGCGAAGCTGCAAACGCCGGGCCGCGCGCTCTACTCCTGCATGCTGAACCCGAACGGCGGCGTGATCGACGATCTGATCGTCTATTACTTCGGCGAAGATCACTTCCGCGTGGTCGTCAACGCCGGCACCGCCGATAAAGACATCGACTGGTTCGGCCAGCTCAACGTCGAGGGCGGCTTCGGCCTCACCATCACGGCGCGCCGCGATCTCGCGATCATTGCCGTGCAAGGCCCGAACGCGCGCGAAAAAGCCTGGCAAACCGTGCCAGCAGTGCGCGCGGCGACCGAAGCGCTGAAGCCGTTCAACGCCGCGCGGGTCGAAGCCACCCCGTTCGGCGAACTCACCATCGCGCGCACCGGCTACACCGGCGAAGACGGTTTCGAGATCATCGTGCCGGCTACGCACGTCGAAGCGCTGTGGAATGCGCTCGCCGCCCAAGGCGTACGCCCGGCCGGTCTCGGCGCGCGCGACACGCTGCGCCTCGAAGCCGGCATGAACCTGTACGGTCAGGACATGGACGACAACGTGTCGCCGCTCGACGCCGGCCTCGCGTGGACCGTCGACCTGAGCGCGCCGCGCGACTTCGTCGGCAAGAGCCGGCTCGCAGCCGACGGCTCGCGCGCCGCGTTCGTCGGCCTGATCCTGTTGAAGGAAAACGGCAAGGCCGCCGGCGTGCTGCGCGCGCATCAGAAAGTCGTCACGCCGCACGGCGACGGCGAAGTCACGAGCGGCACGTTCTCGCCGACCATGCAGGAGTCGATCGCCTTCGCGCGCGTGCCGAAAGGCGTGCAGCCGGGCGACACCGTGCACGTCCAGATTCGCGACAAAGCCTGCCCCGCAAGCGTGGTAAAACTGCCGTTCGTGCGCAACGGCAAGGTGCTGGCGGTCTAA
- a CDS encoding UvrD-helicase domain-containing protein codes for MSAGLNPAQSEAVRYLDGPCLVLAGAGSGKTRVITQKIAHLIEAKGFEPRHIAAVTFTNKAAAEMRERVGKLLEGKTLTAPGKEGRKVPVNQLTVCTFHSLGVQILRQEAEHVGLKPQFSIMDSDDCFGMIQEQVGSTDKGFIRKIQSIISLWKNGLIMPEQAIATASTEDEHQAAIVYRNYVATLHAYQAVDFDDLIRLPAELFASNEQVRDRWQNKLRYLLIDEYQDTNACQYELVKLLAGKRAAFTAVGDDDQAIYGWRGATLENLGQLGKDFPNLHLIKLEQNYRSTVRILTAANNVIANNPKLFEKKLWSEHGMGDTITVTGCNDEEHEAESVVFRLSAHKFERRTNFRDYAILYRGNFQARIFEQVLRRERIPYVLSGGQSFFDKAEIKDICAYLRLIANANDDPAFIRAITTPRRGVGNTTLEALGSFAGQAKVSLFEAVYMGGIEARLSPRQIEPMRAFCDFMQRLTDRAEKDAAGTLLNELMDAIHYEAYLYDAFDERQAQAKWQNVLEFIEWLKRKGTKEEPEHGSGSEATGYDTADGFGDTGKNLLGLIQTVALMSMLEGREEDPDAVRLSTVHASKGLEYPHVFLVGVEEGIMPHRGGADDEPIDDARIEEERRLMYVAITRAQRSLHLNWCKKRKRARETIVCEASRFINEMLLDDAPPPTPEEAPMSPKDRLASLKALLQKP; via the coding sequence ATGTCCGCAGGCCTGAATCCCGCTCAAAGTGAAGCGGTCCGCTATCTCGACGGTCCCTGTCTCGTGCTCGCCGGTGCGGGCAGCGGCAAAACGCGCGTGATCACGCAGAAGATCGCGCACCTGATCGAAGCGAAGGGCTTCGAGCCGCGCCACATCGCCGCCGTCACGTTCACGAACAAAGCCGCGGCGGAAATGCGCGAGCGCGTCGGCAAGCTGCTCGAAGGCAAGACGCTGACCGCGCCCGGCAAGGAAGGCCGCAAGGTGCCCGTGAACCAGCTGACGGTGTGCACCTTCCACTCGCTCGGCGTGCAGATTCTGCGGCAGGAGGCGGAGCACGTCGGTCTGAAGCCGCAGTTCTCGATCATGGATTCCGACGACTGCTTCGGCATGATCCAGGAACAGGTCGGCTCGACGGACAAGGGCTTCATCCGCAAGATCCAGTCGATCATCTCGCTGTGGAAGAACGGCCTGATCATGCCCGAGCAGGCGATTGCGACCGCATCGACCGAGGACGAGCATCAGGCGGCGATCGTCTATCGCAACTACGTGGCGACGCTGCATGCGTATCAGGCGGTCGATTTCGACGATCTGATCCGCCTGCCCGCCGAACTGTTCGCGAGCAACGAGCAGGTGCGCGACCGCTGGCAGAACAAGCTTCGCTATCTGCTGATCGACGAGTATCAGGACACCAACGCGTGCCAGTACGAACTGGTGAAGCTACTGGCCGGCAAGCGAGCGGCGTTCACGGCGGTCGGCGACGACGATCAGGCGATCTACGGCTGGCGCGGCGCCACCCTCGAAAACCTCGGCCAGCTCGGCAAGGATTTTCCGAATCTGCACCTGATCAAGCTCGAGCAGAATTACCGCTCGACGGTGCGCATCCTGACCGCCGCGAACAACGTGATCGCGAACAACCCGAAGCTGTTCGAGAAGAAGCTGTGGTCCGAGCACGGCATGGGCGACACGATCACCGTGACGGGCTGCAACGACGAGGAACACGAGGCGGAGTCCGTCGTGTTCCGGCTGTCCGCGCACAAGTTCGAGCGGCGCACGAATTTCCGCGACTACGCAATCCTGTATCGCGGCAACTTCCAGGCGCGCATCTTCGAGCAGGTGCTGCGCCGCGAACGGATTCCATACGTGCTATCGGGCGGACAGTCGTTCTTCGACAAGGCCGAGATCAAGGACATTTGCGCGTACCTGCGCCTGATCGCCAACGCAAACGACGACCCCGCGTTCATCCGCGCGATCACGACCCCGCGCCGCGGCGTCGGCAATACGACGCTGGAGGCGCTCGGCTCGTTCGCGGGTCAGGCGAAGGTGTCGCTGTTCGAGGCGGTTTACATGGGCGGGATCGAGGCGCGCCTGTCGCCGAGGCAGATCGAGCCGATGCGCGCGTTTTGCGACTTCATGCAGCGCCTGACCGACCGCGCGGAAAAGGACGCGGCGGGCACGCTGCTCAATGAGCTGATGGACGCGATCCACTACGAAGCGTATCTGTACGACGCGTTCGACGAACGCCAGGCGCAGGCGAAGTGGCAGAACGTGCTGGAGTTCATTGAGTGGCTCAAGCGCAAAGGCACGAAGGAAGAGCCGGAGCACGGCAGCGGCAGCGAGGCGACCGGCTACGACACCGCCGACGGCTTCGGCGACACCGGCAAGAACCTGCTCGGGCTGATCCAGACGGTCGCGCTGATGTCGATGCTCGAAGGCCGCGAGGAAGATCCGGATGCGGTGCGGCTGTCGACCGTGCATGCGTCGAAGGGGCTCGAGTATCCGCACGTGTTCCTGGTCGGCGTCGAGGAAGGCATCATGCCGCATCGCGGCGGCGCGGACGACGAACCGATCGACGACGCGCGCATCGAGGAAGAGCGTCGGCTGATGTACGTGGCGATCACGCGTGCGCAGCGCAGCCTGCATCTGAACTGGTGCAAGAAGCGCAAGCGGGCGCGCGAGACGATCGTCTGCGAGGCGTCGCGCTTTATCAACGAAATGCTGCTCGACGATGCGCCGCCGCCGACACCGGAAGAAGCGCCGATGTCGCCGAAGGACCGGCTCGCGAGTCTGAAGGCGTTGTTGCAGAAGCCATAA
- a CDS encoding oxidoreductase has translation MSESLKIGLMGYGFAGATFHAPVIEHCGRASVAAIATGQSERAHADYPHAKIVADLDALLALDDIDCVVIATPNDTHFDLARRTLEAGKHVVVDKPVTLSSADAHTLTNIALARGKLFAPFHNRRWDGDFLTVRDLLARVELGRVTHYESHFDRFRPGVRQRWREDVTRGGGLLFDLGPHLIDQALVLFGAPQTVSATVRVHRDDAGAPDYVHIQLGYEDFEVVLHASALTALPGPRFAIHGTRGSYVKHGLDTQEDQLKAGLRPGDEGFGAGNTPGLLRVLEGDQEVERELPTRNGEYAGFYIALADAIQNGVAFPIRARDAVDVMTIIELAQRSSEQGVRLPFERIR, from the coding sequence ATGTCCGAATCGCTGAAGATTGGATTGATGGGCTACGGCTTCGCCGGCGCGACGTTTCACGCCCCGGTGATCGAACATTGCGGACGCGCGAGCGTCGCCGCGATTGCGACCGGGCAATCCGAGCGCGCGCACGCCGACTATCCGCACGCGAAAATCGTCGCCGATCTCGACGCGCTACTCGCGCTCGACGACATCGACTGCGTGGTGATCGCGACGCCCAACGACACGCACTTCGACCTCGCGCGCCGCACGCTCGAAGCCGGCAAGCACGTGGTCGTGGACAAGCCGGTCACGCTGAGCTCCGCGGACGCTCACACGCTCACCAACATCGCGCTCGCGCGTGGCAAGCTGTTCGCCCCCTTTCACAACCGCCGCTGGGACGGCGATTTTCTGACCGTACGGGATCTGCTCGCGCGCGTGGAACTGGGTCGCGTCACGCACTACGAATCGCATTTCGACCGCTTCCGGCCGGGCGTGCGCCAGCGCTGGCGCGAGGACGTGACGCGCGGCGGCGGTCTGCTGTTCGATCTCGGCCCGCATCTGATCGACCAGGCGCTCGTCCTGTTCGGCGCGCCGCAGACGGTTTCGGCGACGGTGCGCGTGCACCGCGACGACGCGGGCGCACCTGACTATGTGCACATCCAGCTCGGCTACGAAGACTTCGAGGTCGTGCTGCACGCCAGCGCGCTGACCGCCTTGCCCGGGCCGCGCTTCGCGATCCACGGCACGCGCGGCAGCTACGTGAAGCACGGACTCGATACGCAGGAAGATCAGTTGAAGGCTGGCCTGCGCCCCGGCGACGAAGGCTTCGGCGCCGGCAATACCCCCGGCTTGCTGCGCGTGCTTGAAGGCGACCAGGAAGTCGAGCGCGAATTGCCGACCCGGAACGGTGAGTACGCCGGCTTCTATATTGCGTTGGCCGACGCGATCCAGAACGGCGTCGCGTTCCCGATCCGTGCGCGCGACGCAGTCGACGTGATGACGATCATCGAACTGGCCCAGCGCAGCTCGGAACAGGGCGTGCGGCTGCCGTTCGAGCGCATTCGCTGA
- a CDS encoding alginate lyase family protein encodes MARKVRLMQSRAEAATRAWRPAYAALLAGAAVLLPLNEAQAAMNFCAAPALQTSERTNADPGVKALVANVQAHLNEQPRALAKLHTEGTLPHEGIYDQSVEAQKDLDLLRDAALAWRATSDDRFLKFVDRLLYAWVTTYQPSFNPIDETRFEGLILAYDMTASALPVKTRNATMAFLTKFANGYIAQIDAQPRPLTGTFRNNWQSHRIKLIAMAAFTLDNRKMINAAQRLFVEHIGDNIAPDGSTIDFGERDALHYVTYDLQPLVTAALAARRHNRNWLQEKGANGATLLAALNWLVPFATGGQTHEEFVHSNVAFDAKRREAGLPGYSGTWDPKNATELFHLAARLDGRFTPVALQLAPTPPAWLAVCLPLPAR; translated from the coding sequence ATGGCGCGAAAGGTGCGATTGATGCAAAGCCGGGCCGAAGCGGCTACCCGTGCGTGGCGGCCCGCTTACGCGGCGCTGCTGGCCGGCGCGGCCGTGCTGCTGCCGCTGAATGAGGCGCAGGCCGCGATGAATTTCTGCGCGGCGCCCGCGCTGCAAACGAGCGAGCGCACCAATGCCGATCCCGGGGTCAAGGCACTTGTCGCCAACGTGCAGGCGCATCTGAACGAGCAGCCGCGTGCGCTCGCGAAACTGCACACCGAGGGCACGCTGCCGCACGAGGGCATCTACGATCAGAGCGTCGAAGCGCAGAAGGATCTCGACCTGTTGCGCGACGCCGCGCTCGCGTGGCGCGCGACCAGCGACGACCGCTTCCTGAAGTTCGTCGACCGTCTGCTGTATGCGTGGGTCACGACGTATCAGCCGAGCTTCAATCCGATCGACGAAACGCGTTTCGAAGGGCTGATTCTCGCGTACGACATGACGGCAAGCGCACTGCCCGTCAAAACGCGCAACGCGACGATGGCGTTTCTGACGAAGTTCGCGAACGGTTACATCGCGCAGATCGACGCGCAGCCGCGGCCGCTCACGGGCACGTTCCGTAACAATTGGCAAAGCCACCGGATCAAGCTGATCGCGATGGCCGCGTTCACGCTCGACAATCGAAAGATGATCAACGCCGCGCAGCGGCTGTTCGTCGAGCATATCGGCGACAACATCGCACCGGACGGCTCGACGATCGACTTCGGCGAGCGCGATGCGCTGCACTATGTGACCTACGATCTGCAACCGCTCGTGACGGCCGCGCTCGCCGCGCGCCGCCACAACCGCAACTGGCTGCAGGAGAAGGGCGCCAACGGCGCGACGCTGCTTGCCGCGCTGAACTGGTTGGTGCCGTTTGCTACCGGCGGCCAGACGCATGAGGAATTCGTGCATTCGAACGTCGCATTCGATGCAAAACGTCGTGAGGCCGGCTTGCCCGGCTATTCGGGTACGTGGGACCCGAAGAACGCGACCGAACTGTTTCACCTGGCGGCGCGTCTCGACGGACGCTTTACGCCAGTCGCGCTGCAGCTCGCACCGACGCCGCCCGCGTGGCTCGCCGTGTGTTTGCCGCTGCCGGCGCGATAA
- the gcvH gene encoding glycine cleavage system protein GcvH, producing MSIPADLKYTESHEWVRTEADGTLTVGITDHAQEALGDIVFFEVQELGKSVTAGATVAVIESVKAASDIYAPVSGEVIEANPAIGDSPDAVNSAPYDSWLFKIKPAADATLDRLIDADAYAKSIGA from the coding sequence ATGAGCATCCCGGCCGATCTGAAATACACCGAATCGCACGAATGGGTCCGCACCGAAGCGGACGGCACGCTGACGGTCGGCATCACCGACCACGCGCAGGAAGCGCTCGGCGACATCGTCTTCTTCGAAGTCCAGGAACTGGGCAAGTCCGTCACCGCGGGCGCTACCGTCGCCGTGATCGAATCGGTGAAGGCAGCTTCCGACATTTACGCGCCGGTCTCGGGCGAAGTCATCGAAGCGAACCCGGCCATCGGCGACTCGCCGGACGCGGTCAACAGCGCGCCGTACGACAGCTGGCTGTTCAAGATCAAGCCGGCCGCGGACGCGACGCTCGACCGCCTGATCGACGCCGACGCGTACGCGAAGTCGATCGGCGCCTGA
- the gcvP gene encoding aminomethyl-transferring glycine dehydrogenase, with translation MKLEHPDRLMNRTPLSLAALEVHDAFAERHIGPDAADQQAMLEALGFASRAALIDAVIPKTIRRTETLPLGPFAQPKSEAEALAALRELADKNQVFRSYIGQGYYNAHTPTVILRNVLENPAWYTAYTPYQPEISQGRLEALLNFQQMVTDLTGLAISNASLLDEASAAAEAMTLLQRVGKPKSNVFFVADDVLPQTIEVVKTRATPVGIEVKVGPAAEAADANAFGVLLQYPGVNGDVCDYRALTEAIHAAGGHVVVAADLLALTVLTPPGEWGADVAVGNTQRFGVPVGFGGPHAAYLAVRDEFKRQMPGRLVGVTVDAQGNPALRLALQTREQHIRREKATSNVCTAQALLAIMASMYAVYHGPRGLKTIALRVNRVAALLAEGAKQLGYKLVNNTFFDTLTFETGARTQALHDAAAAKRINLRHVSDTRVGISIDETTTRSDLADLLSAFAQAAFAGDVPQVDALDAALSASDVSSVPAELERTSAYLTHHVFNRHHSETEMLRYLRSLSDKDLALDRSMIPLGSCTMKLNATSEMLPVTWPEFGQIHPFAPAEQTVGYREMIDQLEQMLVAATGYAAVSLQPNAGSQGEYAGLLIIHAYHASRGEAHRNVCLIPASAHGTNPASAQMAGMQVVVVACDAQGNVDIEDLKKKAAQHADKLAAIMITYPSTHGVFEQNVREICEIVHAHGGQVYVDGANMNAMVGLCAPGQFGGDVSHLNLHKTFCIPHGGGGPGVGPVAVGAHLAQFLPNQTSSGYERAEHGIGAVSAAPYGSASILPISWMYIAMMGAKNLTAATETAILNANYVANKLAPHYPVLYSGPGGLVAHECILDLRPIKDTSGVTVDDVAKRLADYGFHAPTMSFPVPGTLMVEPTESESKEELDRFIEAMIAIREEIRAVEEGRADREDNPLKHAPHTAAVVIADDWKHAYARETAAYPLKTLIANKYWPPVGRADNVYGDRNLFCSCVPVADYE, from the coding sequence ATGAAGCTCGAACACCCGGATCGTCTGATGAACCGCACTCCTCTCTCGCTCGCCGCGCTCGAAGTGCACGACGCCTTCGCCGAACGGCATATCGGCCCGGATGCGGCCGACCAGCAAGCGATGCTCGAAGCACTCGGCTTCGCGTCGCGCGCGGCATTGATCGACGCCGTCATCCCGAAGACGATCCGCCGCACCGAAACACTGCCGCTCGGCCCCTTCGCGCAACCGAAGAGCGAAGCCGAAGCGCTCGCCGCACTGCGCGAGCTCGCGGACAAGAACCAGGTGTTCCGCTCCTACATCGGCCAGGGCTATTACAACGCCCATACGCCGACGGTGATCCTGCGCAACGTGCTGGAAAATCCGGCGTGGTACACCGCGTATACGCCGTATCAGCCTGAAATTTCCCAAGGCCGTCTGGAAGCGCTGCTGAACTTCCAGCAGATGGTTACCGACCTGACCGGCCTCGCCATCTCGAACGCTTCGCTGCTCGACGAAGCGAGCGCCGCCGCCGAAGCGATGACGCTCCTGCAACGCGTCGGCAAGCCGAAGTCGAACGTGTTCTTCGTAGCCGACGACGTGCTGCCGCAAACCATCGAAGTCGTGAAGACGCGCGCGACGCCGGTCGGCATCGAAGTGAAAGTCGGCCCGGCTGCTGAAGCCGCCGACGCGAACGCGTTCGGCGTGCTGCTGCAATACCCGGGCGTGAACGGCGACGTGTGCGACTACCGCGCGCTGACCGAAGCGATCCACGCGGCGGGCGGCCATGTGGTCGTCGCCGCCGACCTGCTCGCGCTGACGGTCCTCACGCCGCCGGGCGAATGGGGCGCGGACGTCGCGGTCGGCAATACGCAGCGTTTCGGCGTGCCGGTCGGCTTCGGCGGCCCGCACGCCGCGTACCTCGCGGTGCGCGACGAATTCAAGCGGCAGATGCCGGGGCGTCTGGTCGGCGTGACCGTCGACGCGCAAGGCAACCCCGCGCTGCGTCTCGCGCTGCAAACGCGCGAGCAGCACATCCGCCGCGAGAAGGCGACGTCGAACGTGTGTACCGCGCAGGCGCTGCTCGCGATCATGGCGAGCATGTATGCGGTCTATCACGGCCCGCGCGGTCTGAAAACGATCGCGCTGCGCGTGAACCGCGTCGCCGCGCTGCTCGCCGAAGGCGCGAAGCAACTCGGCTACAAGCTCGTCAACAATACGTTCTTCGATACGCTCACGTTCGAAACGGGCGCGCGCACCCAGGCATTGCATGACGCCGCCGCCGCCAAGCGCATCAACCTGCGCCACGTGAGCGACACGCGCGTCGGCATCTCGATCGACGAAACCACGACCCGCAGCGATCTGGCTGACCTGCTGTCGGCGTTCGCGCAGGCCGCCTTTGCCGGCGATGTGCCGCAAGTCGATGCACTCGATGCTGCATTGAGCGCATCGGATGTGTCTTCGGTGCCGGCTGAGCTCGAACGCACGAGCGCGTACCTGACGCATCACGTGTTCAACCGTCACCATTCGGAAACGGAAATGCTGCGCTATCTGCGCAGCCTGTCGGACAAGGACCTCGCGCTCGACCGCTCGATGATCCCGCTCGGTTCGTGCACGATGAAGCTGAACGCGACCTCGGAAATGCTGCCGGTCACGTGGCCCGAGTTCGGCCAGATCCACCCGTTCGCTCCGGCCGAGCAGACCGTCGGCTATCGCGAGATGATCGATCAGCTCGAACAGATGCTGGTCGCCGCGACCGGCTACGCAGCCGTGTCGCTGCAGCCGAACGCGGGCTCGCAGGGCGAGTACGCGGGTCTGTTGATCATCCACGCGTATCACGCATCGCGCGGCGAAGCGCATCGCAACGTCTGCCTGATTCCCGCATCGGCGCACGGCACGAACCCGGCGTCGGCCCAGATGGCCGGTATGCAGGTCGTCGTCGTTGCATGCGACGCCCAGGGCAACGTCGATATCGAAGACCTGAAGAAGAAGGCCGCGCAGCACGCCGACAAGCTCGCGGCAATCATGATCACGTATCCGTCGACGCATGGCGTGTTCGAACAGAACGTCCGTGAAATCTGCGAGATCGTCCATGCGCACGGCGGCCAGGTGTACGTGGACGGCGCGAACATGAATGCGATGGTCGGTCTGTGCGCGCCGGGTCAGTTCGGGGGCGACGTCTCGCACCTGAACCTGCACAAAACCTTCTGCATTCCGCACGGCGGCGGCGGACCGGGCGTCGGCCCGGTCGCGGTCGGCGCGCACCTCGCGCAGTTCCTGCCCAACCAGACTTCGTCGGGCTATGAGCGCGCGGAGCACGGCATCGGCGCGGTATCGGCTGCGCCGTACGGCTCGGCGTCGATCCTGCCGATCTCGTGGATGTACATCGCGATGATGGGCGCGAAGAACCTGACCGCCGCGACCGAAACCGCGATTCTCAACGCGAACTACGTCGCGAACAAACTTGCGCCGCACTATCCGGTGCTGTACTCGGGTCCAGGCGGCCTCGTCGCGCACGAGTGCATTCTCGATCTGCGTCCGATCAAGGACACGAGCGGCGTCACCGTCGACGACGTCGCCAAGCGCCTCGCCGACTACGGCTTCCACGCACCGACGATGAGCTTCCCGGTGCCGGGCACGCTGATGGTCGAGCCGACCGAGTCGGAGTCGAAGGAAGAACTCGACCGCTTCATCGAGGCGATGATTGCGATCCGCGAGGAAATCCGCGCGGTCGAGGAAGGCCGCGCGGACCGCGAGGACAATCCGCTCAAGCACGCGCCGCACACGGCGGCGGTCGTGATCGCCGATGACTGGAAGCATGCGTATGCGCGCGAAACCGCCGCCTATCCGCTGAAGACGCTGATCGCGAACAAGTACTGGCCGCCGGTCGGCCGCGCGGACAACGTGTACGGCGATCGCAATCTGTTCTGCTCGTGCGTGCCGGTCGCCGATTACGAGTGA
- a CDS encoding c-type cytochrome, producing the protein MSEAPHGAPIKTPAQLVAAVIAGFAVPIVIIVLLAVYVDNSTRTGAGTDSLSEAEVASRIHPIAQVEIRDANAPRVYKSGEEVYKAVCSACHASGAAGAPKFTNTADWAPRIAQGFDTLLHTALSGKGAMPPRGGTSPDDYSDFEIARAVAYMANNSGASFPEPAQPAAGAAAASGAAAAAGASDAGAAQQAAAAVAALASVPQTAAPAAGGEQSADASQAGKALYQSVCQACHAAGVLNAPKFGDKEAWAPRLKDPMDTVYNYALHGKGAMPPKGGSNASDAEVKAAVDYMVSAVK; encoded by the coding sequence ATGAGCGAAGCACCACACGGAGCCCCGATCAAAACCCCAGCACAGCTCGTCGCCGCCGTCATCGCCGGGTTTGCTGTGCCGATTGTCATCATCGTTCTGCTCGCCGTCTACGTCGACAATTCGACGCGCACCGGCGCCGGCACCGACTCCCTCTCCGAAGCCGAAGTCGCCTCCCGCATCCATCCGATCGCCCAGGTCGAGATCCGCGACGCCAATGCGCCGCGCGTCTACAAGAGCGGTGAGGAAGTCTACAAGGCGGTCTGCTCGGCGTGTCACGCATCGGGCGCGGCAGGCGCACCAAAATTCACCAACACCGCCGACTGGGCTCCGCGCATCGCACAAGGCTTCGACACGCTGTTGCACACCGCGCTGTCCGGCAAGGGCGCGATGCCGCCGCGCGGCGGTACGAGCCCCGACGATTACAGCGACTTCGAGATCGCACGCGCGGTCGCCTATATGGCAAACAATTCGGGCGCGAGCTTCCCCGAGCCGGCGCAACCGGCGGCGGGCGCGGCCGCGGCGTCCGGTGCAGCAGCCGCGGCAGGCGCATCGGACGCGGGCGCGGCTCAACAGGCCGCCGCTGCAGTGGCGGCATTGGCCAGCGTGCCGCAAACTGCCGCCCCGGCAGCTGGCGGCGAGCAAAGCGCGGACGCTTCGCAGGCCGGCAAGGCGCTGTATCAGTCGGTGTGCCAGGCCTGTCACGCGGCCGGCGTGCTGAACGCGCCCAAGTTCGGCGACAAGGAAGCGTGGGCGCCGCGCCTGAAAGACCCGATGGACACGGTCTACAACTACGCGCTGCATGGCAAGGGCGCGATGCCTCCGAAAGGCGGCTCGAACGCGTCGGATGCGGAAGTGAAGGCGGCGGTCGACTATATGGTCAGCGCGGTGAAGTAA